A stretch of the Vigna radiata var. radiata cultivar VC1973A chromosome 9, Vradiata_ver6, whole genome shotgun sequence genome encodes the following:
- the LOC106773839 gene encoding copper-transporting ATPase PAA1, chloroplastic-like isoform X2, whose product MDSAFSVTTTAHMALFRVHHRHFAGAPQRAFVRRNLRCLVASYNNCCRIPCSFTSAPSPSSLRCFGGLLXRKPCRLRCISSSAASCASSTGGGNGGGGIGDNGGSGGSGGESGDANLQLVGDASQELSALSPDVIILDVSGMVCGGCAATVKRILENRVSSASVNLTTETAIVWPISEAKNGPNWQKQLGEALAEHLTSCGYNSSLRGIIHSYQLSQPLLSQFSVFLCFFTLVFAYFS is encoded by the exons ATGGATTCTGCATTCTCCGTCACCACGACGGCACACATGGCGCTTTTCAGAGTGCACCACCGTCATTTTGCCGGCGCTCCTCAACGCGCCTTCGTCCGCCGCAACCTCAGATGCCTCGTTGCTTCCTACAACAACTGCTGCCGCATTCCATGTTCTTTTACTTCCGCACCGTCGCCGTCCTCGCTCCGCTGCTTCGGCGGATTGCTCCNGCGAAAGCCGTGCCGACTCCGCTGCATTTCGAGCTCCGCCGCTTCCTGTGCTTCTTCCACCGGCGGTGGAAATGGAGGCGGTGGAATCGGTGACAACGGCGGTTCTGGCGGTTCTGGCGGTGAGTCTGGTGATGCTAATCTCCAATTGGTTGGTGACGCGTCACAGGAGCTTTCGGCACTTTCGCCTGACGTTATCATTCTCGATGTTTCA GGAATGGTGTGCGGGGGATGTGCGGCGACTGTGAAAAGGATACTGGAAAATCGA GTGTCATCAGCTAGTGTAAATTTAACAACAGAAACAGCAATCGTTTGGCCTATATCTGAAGCAAAGAATGGACCAAATTGGCAAAAGCAATTAGGGGAGGCACTTGCAGAGCATTTAACCAGTTGTGGTTACAATTCTAGCCTCCGAGGTATTATTCATTCCTACCAGTTGAGCCAGCCATTATTGAGTCAATTCAGtgtctttttatgtttttttaccTTGGTATTTgcttatttttcataa
- the LOC106773839 gene encoding copper-transporting ATPase PAA1, chloroplastic-like isoform X1 has translation MDSAFSVTTTAHMALFRVHHRHFAGAPQRAFVRRNLRCLVASYNNCCRIPCSFTSAPSPSSLRCFGGLLXRKPCRLRCISSSAASCASSTGGGNGGGGIGDNGGSGGSGGESGDANLQLVGDASQELSALSPDVIILDVSGMVCGGCAATVKRILENRPQVSSASVNLTTETAIVWPISEAKNGPNWQKQLGEALAEHLTSCGYNSSLRGIIHSYQLSQPLLSQFSVFLCFFTLVFAYFS, from the exons ATGGATTCTGCATTCTCCGTCACCACGACGGCACACATGGCGCTTTTCAGAGTGCACCACCGTCATTTTGCCGGCGCTCCTCAACGCGCCTTCGTCCGCCGCAACCTCAGATGCCTCGTTGCTTCCTACAACAACTGCTGCCGCATTCCATGTTCTTTTACTTCCGCACCGTCGCCGTCCTCGCTCCGCTGCTTCGGCGGATTGCTCCNGCGAAAGCCGTGCCGACTCCGCTGCATTTCGAGCTCCGCCGCTTCCTGTGCTTCTTCCACCGGCGGTGGAAATGGAGGCGGTGGAATCGGTGACAACGGCGGTTCTGGCGGTTCTGGCGGTGAGTCTGGTGATGCTAATCTCCAATTGGTTGGTGACGCGTCACAGGAGCTTTCGGCACTTTCGCCTGACGTTATCATTCTCGATGTTTCA GGAATGGTGTGCGGGGGATGTGCGGCGACTGTGAAAAGGATACTGGAAAATCGA CCACAGGTGTCATCAGCTAGTGTAAATTTAACAACAGAAACAGCAATCGTTTGGCCTATATCTGAAGCAAAGAATGGACCAAATTGGCAAAAGCAATTAGGGGAGGCACTTGCAGAGCATTTAACCAGTTGTGGTTACAATTCTAGCCTCCGAGGTATTATTCATTCCTACCAGTTGAGCCAGCCATTATTGAGTCAATTCAGtgtctttttatgtttttttaccTTGGTATTTgcttatttttcataa